Proteins encoded by one window of Erythrobacter sp.:
- a CDS encoding sugar transferase, producing MAAPNELIQDERSIYRSFSLQAVTCVFLGCLLPPLLYFGSRAALFQPGPITNSVVATIIASVVGIFLARRVNIYPGVKQFGSVIPAFLMSFGVVAMAILVLRLKYSIPVFGVNFAASICVYLVVMVLATRSDQNIFYTVPGGRITRLANIGLQTRRLMEPILPSQRGAMIVADLHHDHADAWDRMLANAALQGIPVFHFKQVFEAATGKVQIEHLSENSFGSLLPNMSFMRLKRLADILLCLLMLPLLIVPLSLVAVLIRMDSPGPVFFRQRRIGYRGEPFHVLKFRTMRCEMAAEDEETRRRKAMTGDADPCITKFGRFLRQTRIDELPQMYNILRGHMSWIGPRPEALELSRWYEQEIPFYAYRHIVRPGITGWAQVNQGHVTSLDDIDNKLQYDFYYIKNFSYWLDFVILARTAMVVFTGHGAK from the coding sequence GCTGTTTCAGCCGGGACCGATAACCAATTCCGTCGTCGCAACGATAATCGCTTCGGTGGTGGGTATTTTTCTTGCTCGCCGCGTTAATATCTATCCCGGAGTGAAGCAGTTCGGATCCGTCATCCCGGCGTTCCTGATGAGCTTTGGCGTAGTGGCGATGGCGATTTTGGTGCTCCGCCTGAAATACTCCATTCCGGTTTTCGGGGTCAATTTCGCCGCGTCCATCTGCGTTTACCTTGTGGTGATGGTTCTCGCGACGCGTTCTGATCAGAACATCTTCTACACTGTTCCCGGGGGCCGCATTACCCGTTTGGCAAACATCGGCTTGCAAACGCGCCGGCTTATGGAACCGATCCTGCCAAGCCAGCGCGGAGCAATGATCGTAGCCGACTTGCACCACGATCATGCCGATGCGTGGGATCGCATGCTGGCCAATGCTGCCTTGCAGGGCATTCCGGTGTTCCATTTCAAGCAGGTGTTCGAGGCTGCGACCGGTAAGGTGCAGATTGAGCATCTTTCGGAAAACAGCTTCGGCTCACTGTTGCCGAACATGTCGTTCATGCGACTCAAGCGTCTGGCGGATATCCTACTCTGTCTCCTGATGTTGCCGCTGCTGATTGTGCCGCTGTCCCTAGTGGCGGTGTTGATTCGCATGGATTCGCCGGGCCCGGTGTTTTTCCGCCAGCGCCGCATCGGTTATCGCGGGGAGCCGTTCCACGTTCTCAAGTTCCGCACGATGCGCTGCGAAATGGCGGCTGAGGATGAAGAAACCCGCCGGCGCAAGGCCATGACGGGTGATGCCGATCCGTGTATCACCAAATTCGGCCGCTTTTTGCGCCAGACCCGGATCGACGAATTGCCGCAGATGTACAACATCCTGCGCGGCCACATGAGCTGGATCGGCCCCCGGCCCGAAGCGCTGGAGCTGTCACGCTGGTACGAACAGGAAATCCCGTTCTACGCCTACCGCCACATCGTCCGCCCCGGCATCACCGGCTGGGCGCAGGTCAATCAGGGCCACGTGACCAGCCTTGATGACATCGATAACAAGCTGCAGTACGACTTCTATTACATCAAGAACTTCTCGTACTGGCTCGACTTCGTGATCCTGGCACGCACGGCGATGGTGGTCTTTACTGGCCACGGAGCGAAGTAA
- a CDS encoding beta-lactamase family protein, with product MKKWLIGVAVALVAGGGIAFAALDQDQRALLANMPTDRNVLFWDVETRNAAFRALDAFPALAEARVIESGEATYPLPDGAPLALPGFDMDAFMEGQNAAGVVVVLDGEVLLERYGLGFSREGKWTSFSAAKSFTSTLVGAAVLDGHIESLDDPVSRYIPEMRGSAYDDVTIRQVLTMSSGVRWNEDYGDPQSDVARFAEHVPDDPAIDPLVDYMRQLPREAEPGTRWNYNTGETNLIGVLVREATGRDLADYLSEKIWAPFGMEQDATWLLSAGGSEISGCCIQASTRDMARFGLFAMGDGMAGGERVVPEGWFAEATTPAFESGRMGRGYAYQWWTYPGGVYAASGLFGQGIFVDPARNLVIATHSNWRQSTGNDGTGAERNRFYAAVQAAVDARRGVDGEVVGAPAEPMVR from the coding sequence ATGAAGAAGTGGCTGATCGGTGTGGCAGTGGCGCTTGTTGCCGGAGGCGGCATCGCCTTCGCCGCGCTCGATCAGGACCAGCGCGCATTGCTCGCCAACATGCCCACCGATCGCAACGTGCTGTTCTGGGATGTCGAAACCCGCAACGCCGCTTTCCGCGCGCTTGATGCCTTTCCCGCACTCGCCGAAGCGCGGGTGATTGAATCGGGCGAAGCGACCTATCCGCTGCCTGATGGCGCGCCGCTGGCGCTGCCGGGGTTCGATATGGACGCCTTCATGGAGGGACAAAACGCCGCCGGGGTGGTGGTGGTGCTCGATGGCGAAGTGTTGCTCGAACGCTACGGGCTCGGGTTCAGCCGCGAGGGCAAGTGGACCAGCTTCTCCGCTGCCAAGAGCTTCACCTCCACGCTGGTCGGCGCGGCGGTGCTCGACGGGCATATCGAGAGCCTCGACGATCCGGTGAGCCGCTACATCCCCGAAATGCGCGGCTCCGCCTATGATGACGTGACGATCCGGCAAGTGCTGACCATGAGCAGCGGGGTGCGCTGGAACGAGGATTATGGCGATCCGCAGAGCGATGTCGCGCGTTTCGCCGAGCATGTTCCTGACGATCCGGCCATCGATCCGCTGGTCGATTACATGCGCCAGCTGCCGCGCGAAGCGGAGCCGGGCACGCGGTGGAATTACAACACCGGGGAGACCAATCTGATTGGCGTGCTGGTACGCGAGGCGACCGGGCGCGACCTGGCCGATTACCTGTCCGAAAAGATCTGGGCACCGTTCGGGATGGAGCAGGATGCAACGTGGCTGCTCTCCGCAGGAGGCAGTGAGATTTCCGGCTGCTGCATCCAGGCGAGCACGCGGGATATGGCGCGCTTCGGCCTGTTCGCGATGGGCGACGGGATGGCGGGTGGCGAGCGGGTTGTGCCCGAAGGCTGGTTCGCCGAGGCGACCACTCCGGCGTTCGAAAGCGGGCGGATGGGGCGCGGCTACGCGTACCAGTGGTGGACCTATCCGGGCGGCGTATACGCCGCCAGCGGGCTGTTCGGGCAGGGCATCTTCGTCGATCCGGCGCGCAATCTGGTGATCGCGACACATTCCAACTGGCGGCAATCGACCGGCAACGACGGCACCGGGGCCGAGCGGAACCGCTTTTATGCAGCGGTGCAAGCGGCGGTGGATGCAAGGCGCGGGGTTGATGGTGAAGTGGTCGGCGCACCGGCGGAACCAATGGTACGGTGA
- a CDS encoding metal-dependent hydrolase, producing the protein MDNLTHSLVGALIGQAGLKKKTGLAMPALIIGANLPDVDAACFFWLEGVEHLAFRRGITHGPPALVILPLILAGLLWGWDRWQTSRGKRPEGRLPVHFGWLFALAFIGCLTHPALDWMNVYGIRLLEPFSSRWFYGDVLFIIDVWLWLGMGLGLWFSLRREKRGGDWRGLARGVLAGVLGYIGMNAAITWRDELIAESTGSYPLNSIASPEPLFSWRREMILEDQPEKFLIGTEKIGNMPLSSCDLAAARAQSTQVDAFLFWSRAPVLGRLEDGRWQLSDARYYAVRDGQFSVILPDGLCSEPGAN; encoded by the coding sequence ATGGACAATCTCACCCATTCGCTCGTGGGCGCACTGATCGGGCAGGCGGGCCTCAAGAAAAAGACCGGGCTGGCCATGCCCGCGCTGATTATCGGGGCGAACCTGCCCGATGTCGATGCGGCGTGCTTTTTCTGGCTGGAGGGAGTGGAACATCTCGCGTTCCGCCGGGGGATTACCCACGGGCCACCCGCGCTGGTAATCCTGCCGCTGATATTGGCAGGACTTTTGTGGGGCTGGGACCGCTGGCAGACCTCACGCGGGAAGCGGCCGGAGGGGCGGCTGCCCGTGCATTTCGGCTGGCTGTTCGCGCTCGCCTTTATCGGCTGCCTGACGCACCCCGCGCTCGACTGGATGAACGTCTACGGCATCCGCCTGCTGGAGCCATTCTCCAGCCGCTGGTTCTATGGCGATGTGCTGTTTATCATCGACGTTTGGCTGTGGCTGGGGATGGGGCTGGGCCTGTGGTTCTCGCTGCGACGCGAGAAGCGCGGCGGCGACTGGCGGGGGCTGGCGAGGGGCGTGTTGGCGGGTGTGCTGGGCTATATCGGGATGAATGCAGCGATCACTTGGCGTGACGAACTCATTGCTGAATCAACGGGGAGTTATCCGCTGAATTCGATCGCCAGTCCCGAGCCATTATTTTCGTGGCGCAGGGAGATGATCCTTGAAGATCAACCTGAGAAATTTCTCATCGGCACTGAAAAGATTGGCAACATGCCGCTGTCCTCCTGCGATCTTGCCGCTGCCCGCGCGCAAAGCACGCAGGTCGATGCCTTTCTGTTCTGGAGCCGCGCGCCGGTGCTCGGTCGGCTTGAGGACGGGCGCTGGCAGTTGAGCGATGCGCGATACTATGCGGTGCGTGACGGCCAATTCAGTGTGATCCTGCCCGATGGTCTGTGTTCGGAACCGGGCGCGAACTGA
- a CDS encoding class I SAM-dependent methyltransferase, giving the protein MEAERARGGALLDSGRRYRVEPGWLARALAPAAGRLLDRIDAGLVRGTLYGTLPDGTRRKLGGRAPGFECAVTLHDWRGLLRVALGGSVGLYQAWEAGEWSSDDPVSFFALFVDNAASLGDTARAKGPWRWAAKALHALNRNTKAQAERNIHAHYDLGNDFYAAWLDPTMSYSSAYALASDDLEAGQHRKWERLAERLGNPANLLEIGCGWGALSGHFATQGAQVTAISLSDAQLDWARQRHPAVQFLKQDYRDTAGQFDAVVSVEMVEALGREYWPAFMDCLARNLKPGGRAAIQFIAMRDDLFDAYAKSADFIQAYVFPGGMLIRTSEFRRLAEARGLAWTGQEDFGLDYAETLRIWRDHFEKAAAENRLPPGFDRRFRDLWRFYLMYCEGGFRGGAITVSQVTLVKGDAA; this is encoded by the coding sequence ATGGAGGCTGAAAGGGCAAGAGGCGGCGCGCTGCTCGACAGTGGGCGGCGCTACCGGGTGGAACCCGGCTGGCTGGCGCGCGCGCTGGCTCCTGCGGCGGGCAGGTTGCTCGACCGGATCGATGCCGGACTGGTGCGCGGGACGCTTTACGGCACGCTGCCCGATGGCACGCGGCGCAAGCTGGGCGGGCGCGCTCCGGGGTTCGAGTGCGCGGTGACGCTGCACGACTGGCGCGGGCTACTGCGGGTGGCCCTGGGCGGTTCGGTGGGGCTGTATCAGGCGTGGGAAGCGGGCGAATGGTCGAGCGATGACCCGGTCAGCTTCTTCGCGCTGTTTGTCGATAACGCGGCTTCGCTGGGCGACACCGCGCGCGCGAAAGGCCCGTGGCGCTGGGCGGCAAAGGCTCTGCACGCGCTGAACCGCAACACCAAGGCGCAGGCGGAGCGCAATATCCACGCACACTACGATCTCGGCAACGATTTCTACGCCGCGTGGCTCGATCCGACGATGAGCTATTCCTCTGCCTATGCCTTGGCGAGTGACGATCTTGAGGCAGGCCAGCACCGCAAGTGGGAACGGCTGGCCGAGCGCCTTGGCAATCCGGCCAACCTGCTCGAAATCGGTTGCGGCTGGGGTGCACTGTCCGGGCATTTCGCCACGCAGGGGGCGCAAGTGACTGCTATCAGCCTGTCCGACGCGCAACTGGACTGGGCGCGGCAGCGCCATCCGGCGGTGCAGTTCCTGAAGCAGGATTACCGCGATACCGCGGGCCAGTTCGATGCCGTGGTCAGCGTCGAGATGGTCGAGGCGCTGGGGCGTGAATACTGGCCCGCGTTCATGGACTGCCTCGCCCGCAACCTGAAACCGGGCGGGCGCGCGGCGATCCAGTTCATCGCCATGCGCGACGACCTGTTCGATGCTTATGCGAAGAGCGCCGATTTCATCCAGGCCTATGTCTTTCCCGGCGGAATGCTGATCCGCACCAGCGAATTTCGCCGACTAGCCGAGGCGCGCGGACTGGCATGGACCGGGCAGGAGGATTTCGGCCTCGACTATGCCGAGACGCTGAGGATCTGGCGCGATCATTTCGAAAAGGCGGCGGCAGAGAATCGCCTGCCCCCCGGCTTTGATCGACGATTTCGCGATCTCTGGCGGTTCTACCTGATGTATTGCGAAGGCGGGTTTCGCGGCGGGGCGATCACGGTCAGCCAGGTCACGCTGGTGAAGGGAGATGCGGCATGA
- a CDS encoding deoxyribodipyrimidine photo-lyase translates to MSEPQIVWLRRDLRLCDQAAFTAAAARGPVIPAYILDDETPGQRKMGGASRWWLHHALESLSRDLARHHSQLVLRRGNAVEELCKLAQETGARTVHALRHYEPWWRKEQGKLKERLDLQLDDGNYLLPPGSVTTGSGTPYKIFTPFKDAMFAAIDGYDILPEPSLTSPESWPASDQLEDWSLLPTKPDWAGGMREAWADEHGTAAAMERFDQFLEVVSGYTDDRNLPSMDATSRLSPHLHFGEVSPRMLWERMRAHSSGGARIFRAELVWRDYAQNLACQFPRYGEESYRDGYDEGLWRDPTASEEVAADLKAWQQGRTGYPIVDAGMRQLWTTGWMHNRVRMIAASFLVKHLLIDWRQGEKWFWDTLVDADYASNATNWQWVSGTGVDSNMFVRIMAPLSQSEKFNAGAYIRQWVPELAGLSDPYVHDPQASGCKPKDYPRKVIGHKEARERALAAYRANKS, encoded by the coding sequence ATGTCCGAACCCCAAATCGTCTGGCTCCGGCGTGATCTGCGTCTGTGCGATCAGGCCGCCTTCACCGCTGCTGCCGCGCGCGGGCCGGTGATACCGGCCTATATTCTCGATGACGAGACTCCCGGCCAGCGCAAGATGGGCGGGGCGAGCCGCTGGTGGCTGCACCACGCGCTCGAAAGCCTCTCGCGCGATCTCGCCCGCCACCATTCGCAACTGGTGCTGCGGCGCGGGAACGCCGTCGAGGAACTGTGCAAGCTGGCGCAGGAGACCGGCGCGCGCACTGTCCACGCCCTGCGCCATTACGAACCGTGGTGGCGCAAGGAGCAGGGCAAGCTGAAGGAGCGGCTCGACCTGCAATTGGATGACGGCAATTACCTCCTCCCGCCGGGCAGCGTCACCACCGGATCGGGCACGCCGTACAAGATCTTCACCCCGTTCAAGGATGCGATGTTCGCGGCGATCGACGGCTATGATATCCTTCCCGAACCGAGCCTTACTTCACCGGAAAGCTGGCCCGCTTCGGATCAGCTGGAGGATTGGAGCCTGCTCCCGACCAAGCCCGACTGGGCAGGCGGAATGCGCGAGGCTTGGGCGGACGAACACGGCACCGCCGCGGCGATGGAACGGTTCGACCAATTCCTCGAGGTAGTCTCCGGCTACACCGACGACCGCAACCTGCCGAGTATGGACGCCACCAGCCGCCTTTCCCCACACCTGCATTTCGGCGAAGTCTCCCCGCGCATGCTGTGGGAGCGAATGCGGGCCCATTCCAGCGGCGGCGCGCGAATCTTCCGCGCTGAACTGGTCTGGCGCGACTATGCGCAGAACCTCGCCTGCCAGTTTCCCCGTTACGGCGAAGAGAGCTATCGCGATGGCTATGATGAAGGCCTGTGGCGCGATCCCACCGCAAGCGAGGAAGTCGCGGCAGACCTGAAGGCCTGGCAGCAGGGCCGCACCGGCTATCCCATCGTCGATGCCGGAATGCGCCAGCTCTGGACCACCGGCTGGATGCACAACCGGGTGCGGATGATCGCTGCCAGCTTCCTCGTCAAACATCTGCTGATCGACTGGCGGCAAGGCGAGAAGTGGTTCTGGGACACGCTGGTGGACGCCGATTACGCAAGCAACGCCACCAACTGGCAATGGGTCAGCGGCACCGGGGTGGACAGCAACATGTTCGTCCGCATCATGGCCCCGCTCAGCCAGAGCGAGAAGTTCAACGCGGGTGCCTATATCCGCCAATGGGTGCCCGAACTGGCCGGGCTGAGCGATCCCTACGTCCACGATCCCCAAGCCAGCGGGTGCAAGCCGAAAGACTATCCGCGCAAGGTGATCGGCCACAAGGAGGCGCGCGAGCGGGCGCTGGCGGCCTATCGGGCGAACAAGTCCTGA
- a CDS encoding glycosyltransferase family 4 protein, protein MIVFVNRYFWPDRSATSQILSDVAFHLAESGHQVQVIASRLSYEGDEGPYPPHEVHRGVTIHRVATSAFGRGSIVGRIADYLGFYVTAFAKVLAVAKAGDVVVAKTDPPVLSWPIGLAARLKGAKRANWLQDLYPEVAEAFGVLKTDGLAARMVRALRDQSLRKADVNVAIGDRMADLLRRRGVADSRIVVIPNMTDDESIRPITAAENPLRNEWGFAASDLVVGYSGNLGRAHEVDTILDAAAILQAGGRGDIRFLVIGGGYLRDRLESEITARGLAHFVLKPYQPRESLHLSLTVPDVHWVTLLPELEGLIVPSKFYGAAASGRPVVFIGCPEGELGAVVPDQRCGAVIANGAAAELATLLTFYADNPEVRLEQGRNARELVASGFNRAAVLAKWERFAAQFTPGG, encoded by the coding sequence ATGATCGTGTTCGTCAATCGCTACTTCTGGCCTGATCGCAGCGCCACTTCGCAGATCCTCAGCGATGTCGCCTTTCACCTCGCCGAAAGCGGGCATCAGGTGCAGGTGATCGCCAGCCGCCTGTCCTACGAAGGCGACGAAGGGCCCTACCCTCCGCACGAGGTCCATCGCGGAGTAACGATCCACCGGGTTGCTACCTCGGCTTTCGGGCGCGGAAGCATTGTCGGGCGGATTGCGGACTATCTCGGCTTCTATGTCACCGCCTTCGCCAAGGTGCTGGCGGTCGCCAAGGCAGGCGACGTGGTGGTGGCGAAAACCGATCCGCCGGTGCTGTCCTGGCCCATCGGCCTTGCTGCGCGGCTCAAGGGGGCGAAGCGGGCCAACTGGTTGCAGGATCTCTATCCCGAAGTGGCCGAGGCGTTCGGCGTGCTCAAAACCGATGGCCTGGCCGCGCGGATGGTCCGGGCGCTGCGCGACCAATCGCTGCGCAAGGCGGATGTCAACGTTGCCATCGGGGATCGCATGGCGGACTTGCTGCGCCGCCGGGGAGTGGCCGACAGCCGGATCGTGGTGATTCCCAACATGACCGATGACGAAAGCATCCGTCCGATTACTGCGGCGGAAAATCCCTTGCGAAACGAATGGGGGTTTGCCGCGAGCGACCTGGTAGTGGGCTATTCCGGCAATCTGGGCCGCGCGCATGAAGTCGATACGATTCTTGATGCCGCCGCGATCTTGCAAGCAGGAGGGCGGGGCGACATTCGTTTTCTGGTGATCGGCGGTGGCTATCTGAGAGACCGGCTGGAGAGCGAAATTACAGCGCGCGGCCTCGCTCACTTCGTCCTCAAGCCCTATCAGCCCCGCGAGAGCCTGCATCTTTCGCTAACCGTGCCCGATGTCCATTGGGTGACGTTGCTGCCTGAACTCGAAGGTCTGATCGTTCCAAGCAAATTCTACGGGGCAGCTGCAAGCGGCAGGCCGGTAGTGTTCATCGGTTGCCCTGAAGGAGAACTTGGCGCGGTAGTGCCCGATCAGCGATGCGGCGCGGTGATCGCCAACGGTGCGGCGGCGGAACTGGCTACCCTGCTCACTTTCTACGCGGACAATCCCGAAGTGCGACTGGAACAGGGCCGCAACGCGCGCGAACTGGTGGCGAGCGGTTTCAACCGCGCCGCAGTCCTGGCAAAATGGGAGCGCTTTGCGGCGCAGTTCACTCCAGGCGGCTAA
- the wecC gene encoding UDP-N-acetyl-D-mannosamine dehydrogenase — protein MKVCTVGLGYIGLPTAAMLASRGHEVIGLDVNESVVAKVNEGQAHFQEPDLQMLLSAAVETGRLRATTTPEPAEFFIIAVPTPMVNEGPDMAYVEAAARTIAPVLAKGNVVILESTSPVGSTERLAEIFAEERSDLTFPRYRDEDREADVALCHCPERILPGQMLRELVSNDRIIGGLTTDCANKAARLYQSFVMGTCYITDSRVAELCKLSENAYRDVNIAFANELSIICDKLGTDVWQVRELANQHPRVNILMPGAGVGGHCIAVDPWFIVSSAPAEARLIRMARVVNDDKPHRVVENIRALADRFKVPTIACYGITYKPDVDDVRESPALEIVEAVAGIDGAQVLVVEPNLSALPPVLAGRANVRLVTSDEAREAADIVTFLVGHRQFKRLEGDSYLTKAVVDTTGMFSTRKAKAVERD, from the coding sequence ATGAAAGTCTGTACCGTAGGCCTCGGCTATATCGGCCTGCCGACCGCAGCCATGCTGGCGAGCCGGGGTCACGAAGTGATTGGCCTTGATGTCAACGAAAGCGTGGTCGCCAAAGTCAACGAGGGCCAAGCGCATTTTCAGGAGCCAGACCTGCAGATGCTGCTCAGCGCGGCGGTTGAAACCGGTCGCCTGCGCGCCACCACCACGCCCGAACCGGCGGAATTTTTCATCATCGCCGTCCCCACGCCGATGGTGAACGAAGGACCGGACATGGCCTATGTCGAAGCCGCCGCGCGAACGATCGCGCCGGTGCTGGCCAAGGGCAACGTGGTCATCCTCGAATCGACTTCCCCCGTCGGATCGACCGAACGGCTGGCGGAGATCTTCGCCGAAGAACGCTCTGATCTCACTTTCCCGCGCTACCGTGACGAGGACCGCGAGGCGGACGTGGCGCTGTGTCACTGCCCCGAACGCATCCTGCCGGGTCAGATGCTGCGCGAACTCGTCAGCAACGATCGCATCATCGGCGGGCTGACTACCGACTGCGCCAACAAGGCTGCGCGGCTCTACCAATCCTTCGTGATGGGCACCTGCTACATCACCGACTCGCGCGTGGCCGAACTCTGCAAGCTGTCCGAAAACGCCTATCGTGACGTCAACATCGCCTTCGCCAACGAGCTTTCGATCATCTGCGACAAGCTGGGCACCGATGTCTGGCAGGTGCGCGAACTGGCGAACCAGCATCCGCGCGTGAACATCCTAATGCCGGGGGCAGGGGTGGGCGGCCACTGCATCGCGGTGGACCCTTGGTTCATCGTTTCCAGCGCGCCCGCCGAAGCCCGCCTGATCCGCATGGCCCGCGTGGTCAACGACGACAAGCCGCACCGCGTGGTGGAGAACATCCGCGCACTGGCGGACCGGTTCAAGGTGCCGACGATTGCCTGCTACGGCATCACCTACAAGCCCGACGTGGACGACGTGCGCGAAAGCCCGGCGCTGGAGATTGTCGAGGCAGTGGCGGGGATAGACGGCGCGCAGGTGCTGGTGGTGGAGCCGAACCTCTCCGCGCTGCCGCCCGTTCTGGCAGGCCGCGCGAACGTGCGGCTGGTGACCTCGGACGAAGCCCGTGAAGCCGCCGATATCGTCACCTTCCTCGTCGGTCACCGTCAGTTCAAGCGGTTGGAGGGGGATAGCTATCTGACGAAGGCGGTGGTGGACACGACGGGGATGTTCTCGACGCGCAAGGCTAAGGCGGTGGAGCGGGATTAG
- the wecB gene encoding UDP-N-acetylglucosamine 2-epimerase (non-hydrolyzing) gives MTPVLLVIGTRPEAIKMLPVVRALRHLPEVDLKVVTTGQHRQMLDQVFAVFGERADIDLDLMTPGQTLSDITARVMREMDRQIAEHQPGLVLVHGDTTSAMAAALSAFYNRVPVGHVEAGLRSHDIARPWPEEYNRISIDAAAELLWAPTDGAAENLRRERPGERAIEVTGNTGIDALLHVAGGLQGGELDSLGLALDPAKKLVLVTGHRRESFGDGFDRICDALAALAARGDVQVVYPVHLNPQVKTVVEARLGGTDAIHLIPPVDYVQMVALMQAAHLILTDSGGIQEEAPALGKPVLVMRDVTERPEAVATGVAQLVGTDVVTIVAAASRLLDDPAHYTACARKVFPYGDGTAATQIAASVARFVKAPAR, from the coding sequence GTGACGCCCGTCCTCCTCGTGATCGGCACGCGTCCGGAAGCGATCAAGATGCTGCCCGTGGTGCGCGCGCTGCGGCACTTGCCCGAAGTCGATCTGAAAGTCGTCACCACCGGCCAGCACCGGCAAATGCTCGACCAGGTGTTCGCGGTGTTCGGGGAGCGGGCCGACATCGATCTCGACCTGATGACGCCGGGGCAGACTTTGTCCGACATCACTGCGCGGGTCATGCGCGAGATGGATCGCCAGATCGCCGAGCATCAGCCCGGCCTCGTGTTGGTCCACGGCGACACCACCAGCGCGATGGCAGCGGCGCTGTCGGCCTTCTACAACCGCGTGCCGGTGGGGCATGTCGAGGCGGGACTGCGTAGCCACGATATCGCGCGGCCGTGGCCGGAGGAATACAACCGCATTTCCATCGACGCGGCAGCGGAACTGCTCTGGGCTCCCACAGACGGCGCGGCGGAGAACCTGCGCCGGGAGCGTCCCGGTGAGCGCGCTATCGAAGTGACCGGCAACACCGGTATCGACGCGCTGCTGCACGTAGCGGGCGGTTTGCAAGGCGGCGAACTCGATTCGCTCGGCCTCGCGCTCGATCCCGCCAAAAAGCTGGTGCTCGTCACCGGCCACCGGCGCGAGAGTTTCGGCGACGGGTTCGACCGGATTTGCGATGCGCTGGCAGCACTGGCGGCGCGCGGCGATGTGCAGGTGGTCTATCCGGTCCATCTCAACCCGCAGGTCAAGACCGTGGTCGAGGCGCGGCTGGGCGGCACGGATGCTATCCATCTGATTCCGCCTGTCGATTACGTGCAAATGGTGGCGCTGATGCAGGCCGCGCACCTGATCCTCACCGACAGCGGCGGCATTCAGGAAGAAGCGCCCGCGCTGGGCAAGCCGGTGCTGGTGATGCGCGATGTGACCGAGAGGCCCGAAGCCGTCGCGACCGGAGTCGCGCAGCTGGTCGGCACCGATGTCGTCACCATTGTCGCCGCAGCGAGCCGCCTGCTGGACGACCCGGCGCACTACACCGCCTGCGCGCGAAAAGTATTCCCCTATGGCGACGGCACGGCAGCGACGCAGATCGCCGCCAGCGTCGCCCGCTTCGTGAAAGCTCCTGCACGATGA